In Marivivens aquimaris, one genomic interval encodes:
- a CDS encoding AAA family ATPase — translation MNQVLRQSNTNTPAENFRIGIASLRGETERIFDAAGTGLEASLDELQNLSEEFRTLEKTLGDSEALGQSIDTVNTELSNLRSDIDGFGVASDGLRDAIRAILTEVRELDRVVRTMANISINARIQGNGLVPPRPQVTAFIERLGTMSSEAEEILGEINDAMSSAIFDVSKMEYEQKDMLLDLRRNVIPAITGYATISQRMRNSQDALMSASLELSTQMGQISSEVSRIIIAMQIGDSTRQRFERVEQTLSYCTGAKPDFSATLIDVSIALTEGAREDAIAEVDVAIGSLEGVGDSAHQALQAAAVSAFGQRSVWEIDHDENDLNTSLDASRKHFAVMAGQAQKINKRLDVILKHESTLRKIAHEVRLAGINAVIICAKLGEDGRALRELAQWLRDLTDESDAIIHRLQSILEKSRVRIHAVTEDHIKGLESSLGTFLTDATDLRTHMNQIGEVVLTTSDAFSVTAKKLPERIEETIANLSTFRTALNDLDAVEQPVHIYRAMLPPNPEVPAEGSADGAVLAKLRSHYTMEAERVLHDNVLGAERPAHVEEDDGLFDDFGDAPKASAGGGGDDLDDIMF, via the coding sequence ATGAACCAGGTTCTGCGCCAATCCAACACGAATACACCGGCCGAAAATTTCCGGATCGGCATTGCGAGTTTGCGCGGTGAGACCGAACGCATTTTCGATGCCGCGGGTACGGGGCTCGAAGCGTCTCTGGACGAATTGCAGAACCTGTCCGAAGAATTCCGCACGCTGGAAAAGACGCTCGGCGACAGCGAGGCGCTTGGTCAGTCGATTGACACCGTCAACACCGAGCTGAGCAACCTGCGCAGCGACATTGACGGCTTTGGCGTGGCATCCGACGGTCTGCGCGACGCGATCCGTGCAATCCTAACCGAAGTGCGCGAGCTTGACCGTGTCGTGCGCACCATGGCGAACATCTCCATCAACGCGCGCATTCAGGGCAATGGCCTTGTCCCGCCCCGCCCGCAGGTGACGGCGTTCATCGAGCGGCTCGGCACCATGTCGAGCGAGGCCGAAGAGATCCTTGGCGAGATCAACGACGCCATGTCCTCGGCCATCTTCGACGTGTCCAAGATGGAATACGAACAGAAGGACATGCTGCTTGATCTGCGCCGCAACGTGATCCCTGCGATCACCGGATATGCCACGATCTCGCAGCGAATGCGGAACAGTCAGGACGCCCTGATGAGCGCCTCGCTGGAGCTGTCCACGCAGATGGGCCAGATTTCGTCCGAAGTGTCGCGCATCATCATCGCGATGCAGATCGGCGACTCCACACGCCAGCGTTTCGAACGTGTCGAACAGACCCTGAGCTATTGCACTGGGGCCAAGCCCGACTTCAGCGCGACGCTTATCGACGTGTCGATTGCCCTGACCGAGGGCGCCCGCGAAGACGCGATTGCCGAAGTCGACGTGGCGATCGGATCGCTCGAAGGTGTGGGCGACAGTGCGCATCAGGCGCTTCAGGCTGCTGCCGTTTCGGCTTTCGGCCAACGCTCGGTCTGGGAAATCGACCATGACGAGAATGATCTGAACACGAGCCTCGACGCCAGCCGCAAGCACTTTGCGGTGATGGCGGGACAGGCGCAGAAGATCAACAAACGCCTCGACGTGATCCTCAAGCACGAGTCCACCCTGCGCAAAATCGCCCACGAAGTTCGCCTCGCCGGTATCAACGCGGTCATCATCTGCGCCAAGCTGGGCGAAGACGGCCGCGCCTTGCGCGAACTGGCACAGTGGCTGCGTGATCTGACCGACGAAAGCGACGCGATCATCCACCGTCTTCAGAGCATTCTGGAGAAATCCCGCGTCCGCATCCACGCTGTCACCGAGGACCACATCAAAGGTTTGGAATCGAGCCTCGGCACGTTCCTCACCGACGCGACCGACCTGCGCACGCATATGAACCAGATTGGCGAAGTGGTGCTGACGACCTCGGATGCTTTCTCGGTCACGGCCAAGAAACTGCCGGAACGGATCGAGGAAACCATCGCGAACCTCTCGACCTTCCGCACCGCACTAAACGATCTAGATGCGGTAGAGCAGCCCGTCCATATCTACCGCGCCATGCTGCCGCCGAACCCCGAGGTTCCTGCCGAAGGATCGGCCGACGGCGCGGTGCTTGCGAAACTGCGGTCGCACTACACGATGGAAGCGGAACGTGTCCTCCACGACAACGTTCTGGGTGCCGAGCGCCCTGCCCATGTGGAAGAAGACGACGGCCTGTTTGACGATTTCGGCGACGCCCCCAAGGCCAGCGCGGGCGGCGGCGGTGACGACCTCGACGACATCATGTTCTGA